Genomic window (Bacteroidota bacterium):
TCTTGCGGATAGTTTTGTGGTAGAACCTACTGCAAATTTTGATTTGCAGGGCATACAGGCCATGAAAGTATACAATGGCAAGCTGGTAGTGGCAGGGCTGTTTAAATCGGTGAACGGGTTGGAAGTGAATAATATTGCGGCATGGAACGGCGCACAATGGGAAACACTGGGTAGCGGGACGAACGGGCAAGTATTTGCTTTAGAGGTGTGGGGTGATACGTTGTTTGCCGGGGGGCGGTTTAGTAATGCAGGCGGACAGCTAACCGAAAATATGGCCAAATGGCACAATGGCGGCTGGCAAGGTTTAAAAGCAGCGGTTGACCAACGTATTACTGCTTTTGAAGTATATAACGGTAAGTTGTGGGTGGGCGGTGATTTTTTTACCCCAAACCGTGGAATATTGACATATAAAGGGGGTGTGTTTTCAACTCCGTTTACACCTGATGACGGGGTAGGTGCTTTTTGTGTAGACGGGAACAGCTTAATTATCGGGGGTAATTTTTCAGCAATCGACGGGCAAAACTTCTCCTTAATTGCAAGGTATACCGAACCGGGATTGAGTGTTGAAACTGAAAACGAGTTTTCAGTTACGGCATATCCTAACCCTGTAAGCGAACAATTATATTTTAAAATACCTGATGACGAGCCCGTCCAAATAACCATTTATGATAATTTGGGCAAAATAGTAATGCAAGGCGCTTACATGCCCATGCAAGGAATAGCGGTAAATGAGCTTCCACAGGGACATTATTATGCAGCGGTACAGCAAAAAAACACACTTAGTTATACGAGCTTCATCAAACAATAAACCAATATTTTAAGTGCCGGGCCGTATTGAAACTCTGTTTTGATGCGGCCTTACTAATTTTTATACAAATACCAATTATGAGTAAGCAGCTTTTGTAATCCTTCCAACATCTGTATATAAAAGGAGGGGATTGATTATGAAGGCACTACTATTACTTGGAGTATTTTTCCTATCAAAATTATTATGTTCTCAAAACCTCATTAATTACGGCCAAACAAATACAGCAGGTATTTACGGCACACTCAGCAACCCGGCATTAGCAGCCGGCAGTACCGATTATTTAAGTATTAACCTTGCCGGCGCAGGGCTCACACTCGAAAACAACTTAATCCATTCAAAGTTAAAGTACTCGTTGTACCAAATTGTAACCTTACAACACAAACGCGACCAACAACCCCATCACTCGCCCCCCTATTTTGAGGAGGCACCCAAAAAGAGAACAACTCCTTCGTTTTACCTGAACACACAGGTATTATTACCGTCGGTTAAATTCAATATCACACCAAAAGTAGCTGCATTTGTGTATGCCCGTGAGCGGGTTACGGGTAATGTGGTTGAGGTGGCCAGTAATATTATGCCTGTTTTTACAGACAGGAAATCGCCGTATGTACCCAAGGGTACTGATTATAAAACCGATATACGCGTACTGGGTTACCGCGAGGTTGCCGCAGGTCTTTCAATGGTAGTATATGACAGGCGGGAGGCTCGGGTAAAAATAGGCGTTACCGTCAAACAAATTACTGCTCGCTTTGCATACGTGTTAAATGTAGCGCAGTTTGAGGCCAATGTTACAACTAATGAGGTGAGCATACTCTCTCGTTATCGCATTATAAATACCGATATAAACAGCTTGGCTCAGAAACCTGAGGCGTTTGTTTTGGGTACCGTATCGGCAGGTACGGGAATGGGACTTGATGCAGGTATCGTGTATGAACACCGTCCGTATAGATTACGCAACCGTTATACGGTGTTGAACCCCAAGGGCAGGAATAAAAATTTCAGACAAAGGGATTTGATAAAATACGATTACCGTATTGGTGTGTCTCTGCTGGATTGGGGAAAGGTGGAACTATCAAGCAAAAATACCCAAGACAGGGTGCTTGAAGCACAATCTACCCTTGATTTGCGAAGAGCACCAACCCCTGAGGAATACGAAAGGGAGTTAAAGAAAAACGAACGGGTACTTTCTGAACAAAAAAATACGGCATTAAACCTGCCGGCGGTATTAATGCTTACAGGCGATTACAGAATAAACCGGCAATGGTTTATTAATATCAGCTATGCCCAAAACTTACGCAGTACCAAAAAGGCGGAGAATTTTTATGCGCCCACAGCATTTAATGCGTTGCTGCGAAAAGAAATGGAGCATATAACCTGCGGAATACCATTGCGTGTTGTTCCCCGCACCAGTACTGTTACCATAGGTGGTTTTATACAGGCAGGGCCGTTTTTTGCGGGCACCGATAATATTTTTACTTTTTTTAACCGCAGGATGTACAACCCCTCGGTATATGCGGGGTTGTGTTATACCATTAAGTACAGAAAAGACCCTACGATAGAAACGTTTAAAAATTTCGGGCAGTTTTAATAAAAAATAACCCCGCCCAAAGTATCACAAAGGGGCGGGGTGTTTGCAATTGATAGGGTAGGTATTTATAGTAGTTTTAACTGGCCGGGACGTTGGAAAGAGGTAATATCAAGCTCAGGAAAAATTCTGTCGCCCAAAAACTTTCGTTTGGCCACAGTGTGCATTTGCGCAATGCTTTCGGCCACATTACCGTCGCCGCGCATACGGGTACCAAAACGGCTGTCGTTTAGTTTACCTGCGTGGCATTGTTTAATCAGTTTCAAAACTTTGTTTGCCCTGTCGGGAAAGTTTTTCTGCACCCAATCGGTAAAAAGCGGAGCTATAATTCCGTTTAGGCGCACAATGGTATAGCCCGCGCCCAAAGCACCTGCGTTGGCAGCTTCTTCAATAAGGGTAGGTATTTCAGCACTGTTTAGCCCCGGTATTATGGGTGCCGTCATTACCCCAACGGGCACGCCTGCTTCGGTAAGTTTTTCAATCATCCGCAGGCGTTGCTTGCCCGTAACCGTTCGGGGTTCCATAGCTTGGCGCAAGGGCTCGTTCAGGGTGGTAAGGCTTACATGCACATTTACCAGCCGTTGTTTGGCCATTTCGGCCAGTATATCAGTATCTCTAAGTACTAATGCGTTTTTGGTAATAATCCCCACAGGGTTTTTGTATCTCAGGCATATTTCAAGCATTTGCCGGGTTAGTTTGTATTTCCGTTCGGCAGGCTGGTAGCAATCGGTATTGCCGCTCAGCATAATCACATCAGGTCGCCAGTTAGGGTTTTCAAACGTTTGTTGCAGCAGGGCAGGAGCGTGAGGCTTCACCATTATTTTGGTTTCAAAATCAATCCCGCCTGAAAATCCCCAGTACTCGTGTGCATTGCGCGCATAGCAATAAATACAGCCGTGTTCGCAGCCTTGGTACGGATTTACCGAATACATTGCAGGCGTATCGGGGCTTTCGGGTTTGTTCACAATCTTTTTAGGGTACTCGTGAAAAAACTCGGTTACGTGTTGTGTGGGTAAATCTTCGTCCAATCCCTCATAATGCTCTTGCACCAATTGCGATGAAAGGTATTTATTGGCCGTGTTGATTTGTGCTCCACGTCCGTGATGGTAATTGTTTATTTTTTCATCATACATTTGTTTATAATATAAACTTTATAGACAATACTCCGCAATTTTTTTATGATTTGTGGACAAGTAGTATTACAATAAGATTGTTAGTGATTGATTATCAATAGGTAATTTTTAGAAAGACAGAAGTGCTGATAGTTAGCAGGATTGAAATTCTGCTCTGTAGAAATTGCAATGCGAAGCGGGACTTAAGTCCCGCTTCGCATTGTAATTTTATAAAGGATGGATTTTAATCCGTCGAACAGAAGATTTATAAGGCAGCAAACAAACGTTCTACTTTTTCTTTTTTAAGAATTTTTTGGCCGGTTTCGCCCGTAGCAATAATACGTTCACCCACGCGGGCCGTGTATTTGCAAACCACTTCGTTTTTCTCAATTTTCACCACTTCGGCTTCAAAAACCACTTCGCTGCCCACCAACGCAGGCGAGTGGTGCATTACCGTTAAAAACGTCCCGATACCTTCTTCATCGGCCTCTTTCATTTCTAACACAAATAATCGGCAAGCCCATTCTGCATCTTTGCCAAGTGCAAAGGTGGCATACACGGGGTGCACCTGCCCACTGTCAAACGTTGCAGTTTCATTAGCGGTTACAGTTTTTGTGTAGTACTTCTTAGCTCCAGCGGCAAAAGGGTTAATCATAATAATAAGGTTGCAGCACAAATGTATAAAAGCGCGTTTAAACATGAGGGCGCAATCGGGAATAAATCCTTACATGGTTTAAAAAACGGTAGGTTTATTTGGAACGAGCCACCACACAAATGGCGGGCTTTATGCCCGTCGGGTTGGCAGGAATAAAACCTTCCGCTAATAACCTAGCTCCTTAATATTATCAATAGCGTCAGGTTTCATGCCCGATGCATCAATAGGCTTGATGGGCATCGTGGCGAAGTTTTTCAGAAAGTTCTTTACCCAAATACCTGTCAA
Coding sequences:
- a CDS encoding T9SS type A sorting domain-containing protein — translated: MKKTITLTIVLMLCVVFGKSQTLSKVGSGIAGVYINDVITMGGKLYAGGYFTPGGVAKDHVYNFSGSGWNSMKGGVSGITFPFITAFQQYNNLLFVCGGFTQAGGFTTKDIAIWDGYTWVDPKGGVESACSFEVYNNQLYVGTRTILSNGGTKAFLWRWTGTGWENLADSFVVEPTANFDLQGIQAMKVYNGKLVVAGLFKSVNGLEVNNIAAWNGAQWETLGSGTNGQVFALEVWGDTLFAGGRFSNAGGQLTENMAKWHNGGWQGLKAAVDQRITAFEVYNGKLWVGGDFFTPNRGILTYKGGVFSTPFTPDDGVGAFCVDGNSLIIGGNFSAIDGQNFSLIARYTEPGLSVETENEFSVTAYPNPVSEQLYFKIPDDEPVQITIYDNLGKIVMQGAYMPMQGIAVNELPQGHYYAAVQQKNTLSYTSFIKQ
- a CDS encoding PA0069 family radical SAM protein; translation: MNNYHHGRGAQINTANKYLSSQLVQEHYEGLDEDLPTQHVTEFFHEYPKKIVNKPESPDTPAMYSVNPYQGCEHGCIYCYARNAHEYWGFSGGIDFETKIMVKPHAPALLQQTFENPNWRPDVIMLSGNTDCYQPAERKYKLTRQMLEICLRYKNPVGIITKNALVLRDTDILAEMAKQRLVNVHVSLTTLNEPLRQAMEPRTVTGKQRLRMIEKLTEAGVPVGVMTAPIIPGLNSAEIPTLIEEAANAGALGAGYTIVRLNGIIAPLFTDWVQKNFPDRANKVLKLIKQCHAGKLNDSRFGTRMRGDGNVAESIAQMHTVAKRKFLGDRIFPELDITSFQRPGQLKLL